The proteins below are encoded in one region of Acetoanaerobium noterae:
- a CDS encoding GatB/YqeY domain-containing protein, translating to MTLKDKLMDDLKESMKNKEQVRKSVVTLIRSAVKQKEVDERVELSDEDVLAIIAKQVKQRKDALEEFKKAQREDLILQTEQEIDILTQYLPKQLTDDELESIIQEIINQIGASTMKDMGKIMGLATPKVQGRADGKRINEIAKKFLN from the coding sequence ATGACTCTTAAGGACAAACTTATGGATGACCTTAAAGAATCCATGAAAAATAAAGAACAAGTAAGAAAGTCAGTGGTTACCCTTATTCGTTCTGCTGTAAAACAAAAGGAAGTGGATGAAAGAGTCGAACTCTCTGATGAAGATGTTTTAGCAATTATAGCCAAACAAGTTAAGCAGAGAAAAGATGCACTTGAAGAATTTAAAAAAGCGCAAAGAGAAGATTTAATCCTGCAGACAGAGCAAGAGATAGACATTCTTACGCAGTATCTTCCAAAACAGCTTACAGATGATGAGCTGGAGTCTATTATTCAAGAAATAATCAATCAAATTGGCGCATCAACAATGAAAGATATGGGCAAAATCATGGGCTTGGCTACGCCAAAAGTGCAAGGCAGAGCTGATGGAAAAAGAATCAACGAAATAGCTAAGAAATTCCTTAATTAA
- the rpsU gene encoding 30S ribosomal protein S21 has translation MATEVKVKENESLDSALKRFKRQCALSGVMSEVRKREHYDKPSVKRKKKAEAARKKKR, from the coding sequence ATGGCAACAGAAGTAAAAGTTAAAGAGAATGAATCATTAGACAGCGCTCTTAAGAGATTTAAGCGTCAATGCGCTCTTTCAGGTGTAATGTCTGAAGTTAGAAAGAGAGAGCATTACGACAAGCCGAGTGTTAAGAGAAAGAAAAAAGCTGAGGCAGCGAGGAAAAAGAAAAGATAA
- a CDS encoding histidine triad nucleotide-binding protein: MSDCIFCSIVNGDIPSNKVYEDDEILAFRDIAPEAPVHIVIVPKLHVANILDLDESSDLGQKMLKVASKIAKDEGIAESGFRIVNNCNADGGQTVFHLHFHLLGGRNLKWPPG, translated from the coding sequence ATGTCAGATTGTATTTTTTGCTCTATAGTAAATGGCGATATCCCATCAAATAAAGTTTATGAAGATGATGAAATATTAGCGTTCAGAGACATAGCTCCTGAAGCTCCCGTACATATTGTTATAGTTCCAAAATTGCACGTGGCTAATATTTTAGATTTGGATGAGTCAAGTGATTTAGGACAAAAGATGCTAAAGGTAGCATCAAAAATCGCCAAAGATGAGGGAATTGCTGAGTCAGGATTTAGGATTGTAAACAATTGTAATGCTGATGGAGGGCAGACAGTTTTCCATTTACATTTTCATTTATTAGGGGGAAGAAATCTTAAGTGGCCTCCAGGTTAA
- the mtaB gene encoding tRNA (N(6)-L-threonylcarbamoyladenosine(37)-C(2))-methylthiotransferase MtaB yields the protein MLKPKVQLSLLAEDFYNRYQRHKQVAFFTLGCKVNQYETDAMEHLFRDAGYEVTDFESFADVYVINTCTVTSMSDKKSRQMIRRAKKHNENAIIAVVGCYSQKSPDEVIAIEGVNLVMGTSDRNKIVTEVEKLDVKDHVIEVEDIMKQRVFEALSIEETYGKTRAFLKIQEGCDRFCSYCIIPYTRGPVRSRPINDIISEVKSLAKNGYKEVVLTGIHVASYGKDLGDIRLIDVIKAINDIDGIHRIRTSSVEPLIITDDFLSELKEVDKFCPHFHLSLQSGSDSVLERMNRRYDKAEYKSAVDKIRKIYPDAAITTDIIVGFPGESDAEFEETRAYLEDINLYEMHIFKFSPREGTKAAAMDNQVKPEIKNHRSEVLIELAEKNKLEFEEKLVGKEVEVLFESSENGIYEGHTMNYVKVHVQSDMDLIGEIARVNIDRLENKKIYGKIIQNEI from the coding sequence ATGTTAAAACCTAAAGTGCAGTTGTCCTTATTGGCAGAGGATTTTTATAATAGATATCAAAGACATAAGCAAGTAGCATTTTTTACACTTGGCTGTAAAGTTAATCAATATGAGACAGATGCTATGGAGCATCTTTTTAGAGATGCAGGATATGAAGTAACGGATTTTGAAAGCTTTGCAGATGTATATGTGATTAATACTTGTACAGTAACCTCTATGTCTGATAAAAAATCAAGACAAATGATTAGAAGAGCAAAAAAACATAATGAAAATGCAATAATTGCCGTTGTAGGGTGTTATTCTCAAAAATCACCGGATGAAGTAATCGCTATCGAGGGCGTTAATCTTGTCATGGGAACTAGCGATAGAAACAAGATAGTTACAGAAGTAGAGAAGCTAGATGTGAAGGATCATGTTATTGAAGTAGAAGATATAATGAAGCAAAGAGTATTTGAAGCTCTTTCTATAGAAGAGACTTATGGAAAGACTAGAGCATTTTTGAAAATTCAAGAGGGCTGTGATAGATTTTGTAGTTATTGTATTATTCCATATACAAGAGGACCAGTAAGAAGTAGGCCGATTAACGATATAATTTCTGAGGTGAAATCTCTTGCGAAAAATGGATATAAGGAAGTTGTATTAACAGGAATCCATGTAGCTTCTTATGGCAAGGATTTGGGTGATATAAGGCTAATAGATGTAATAAAAGCAATTAATGATATAGATGGGATACATAGAATAAGAACTAGCTCAGTGGAGCCTCTTATTATAACGGATGATTTTTTAAGTGAGCTTAAAGAAGTTGATAAATTCTGTCCGCATTTTCATTTATCTCTTCAAAGTGGAAGCGATAGTGTGCTTGAGAGAATGAACAGACGCTATGATAAAGCAGAGTATAAATCGGCTGTCGATAAAATTAGAAAAATTTATCCTGATGCTGCGATTACTACAGATATAATAGTTGGATTTCCAGGAGAAAGTGATGCTGAGTTTGAAGAAACAAGAGCATACTTAGAGGATATAAATCTTTATGAGATGCATATATTCAAATTCTCACCTAGAGAAGGAACTAAAGCTGCAGCTATGGACAATCAAGTTAAGCCAGAGATTAAAAATCATAGAAGCGAAGTGCTTATTGAGCTTGCAGAAAAAAATAAGCTCGAGTTTGAAGAAAAGCTAGTTGGCAAAGAGGTTGAAGTACTTTTTGAGTCATCTGAAAATGGTATCTATGAAGGACATACAATGAATTACGTAAAAGTTCATGTGCAATCAGACATGGATTTAATTGGCGAGATAGCTCGAGTAAATATTGATAGACTAGAGAATAAAAAAATATATGGAAAAATAATACAAAATGAGATTTAA
- a CDS encoding 16S rRNA (uracil(1498)-N(3))-methyltransferase: MDRFFIRQEISQSTFIENQEDVKHISKVLRLRVNDKIEVVDSNEKEYLCEIIAISKDSVEYKVIEEVAIKRELGVQIKVYQGVPKGQKLDLIAQKLTEIGVYSITPVEFKRCVSSIKEEKEDKKIARLQRIIYEAAKQSKRNHIPKIESPMTFKELVKELKSNTINIVFYECEEENNLKSYFASLALSDIESIGVIVGPEGGITPEEIELLESNGCKVLTLGARILRTETAAVVASAIIAYEAENIQT; the protein is encoded by the coding sequence ATGGATAGATTTTTTATAAGACAGGAAATATCCCAATCAACTTTCATAGAGAATCAAGAGGATGTAAAGCATATATCGAAAGTATTAAGGCTTAGAGTAAATGACAAAATAGAGGTTGTAGATTCTAACGAAAAGGAATATCTATGCGAAATTATTGCCATTTCAAAAGACAGTGTTGAGTATAAGGTGATTGAAGAAGTGGCAATAAAAAGAGAACTAGGAGTTCAGATTAAAGTATATCAAGGAGTTCCTAAGGGTCAAAAACTGGATTTAATCGCTCAAAAGCTAACGGAAATAGGAGTATATTCTATTACCCCTGTTGAATTTAAGCGCTGCGTTAGCTCCATAAAAGAAGAAAAAGAAGATAAAAAAATTGCAAGGCTTCAAAGAATTATTTATGAGGCCGCCAAGCAAAGCAAAAGAAATCACATACCTAAGATAGAAAGTCCGATGACTTTTAAAGAACTCGTCAAAGAATTAAAAAGCAATACCATAAATATTGTTTTCTATGAGTGTGAAGAAGAAAATAATTTAAAATCTTACTTTGCTTCACTAGCTTTATCAGACATAGAAAGTATTGGAGTAATAGTAGGCCCTGAAGGTGGAATAACTCCTGAGGAAATAGAATTACTAGAATCAAATGGATGTAAGGTGCTGACTTTAGGTGCTAGAATACTTAGAACAGAAACAGCAGCAGTGGTTGCTAGTGCTATAATAGCATATGAAGCTGAAAATATACAAACATAG
- the prmA gene encoding 50S ribosomal protein L11 methyltransferase, producing MKWTEIKVKTTTEAVEAVANIFYEIGAQGVVIEDPNDFLYQQKDELSWDYIEEEVFFNGYEGAIVKAYLSEEENVLAKIESIRESVNNLPSFGINIGDGIVELEEVNQQDWENAWKQYYKPVKVSDKIVIKPTWEEYNAKLNELVIELDPGMAFGTGTHETTNMCIQALERHIDSNCSVLDIGCGSGILSIAAAKLGADRVLGVDLDPVAVKVSKENIEQNNLLGFVEIRHGNLMDVVTEKADIVVANIIADIVIKLADEVANYMKEDGLFISSGIIMPRLEEVKKAIEDKGFEILEVNTQGEWACITAKTL from the coding sequence ATGAAATGGACTGAAATAAAAGTAAAAACTACAACAGAAGCTGTTGAAGCAGTTGCAAATATTTTTTATGAAATAGGCGCACAAGGTGTTGTAATAGAAGATCCTAATGATTTTTTATATCAGCAAAAAGATGAGCTTTCTTGGGACTATATTGAAGAAGAAGTATTTTTTAATGGTTATGAAGGAGCTATAGTTAAGGCTTATCTTTCTGAAGAAGAAAATGTTCTGGCAAAAATAGAATCAATTAGAGAGAGCGTTAATAATCTTCCTAGCTTTGGGATAAATATAGGCGATGGAATTGTTGAGCTTGAAGAAGTGAATCAGCAGGACTGGGAAAATGCTTGGAAACAATATTATAAGCCTGTCAAGGTATCGGATAAGATAGTAATTAAGCCTACATGGGAAGAATACAATGCAAAGCTAAATGAGTTAGTTATTGAGCTTGATCCAGGAATGGCTTTTGGAACAGGTACACATGAAACAACGAATATGTGCATCCAGGCTTTAGAAAGACATATAGATTCAAATTGTAGCGTGCTAGATATAGGCTGCGGAAGTGGAATTTTATCTATAGCTGCAGCTAAACTCGGAGCAGACAGAGTCTTAGGCGTAGATTTAGATCCAGTAGCTGTAAAGGTGTCAAAAGAAAATATAGAGCAGAATAATCTACTTGGCTTTGTAGAAATAAGACATGGAAATCTTATGGACGTTGTAACTGAAAAAGCAGATATCGTAGTTGCAAATATAATTGCTGATATAGTTATTAAGCTTGCTGATGAGGTTGCTAACTACATGAAGGAAGATGGACTTTTTATTTCATCAGGGATAATAATGCCAAGACTCGAAGAAGTTAAAAAAGCAATAGAGGATAAAGGCTTTGAAATATTGGAAGTTAATACTCAAGGCGAGTGGGCATGCATCACAGCTAAGACTTTATAG
- the dnaJ gene encoding molecular chaperone DnaJ translates to MEKRDYYEVLGISKDASEQEIKKAYRKMAMKYHPDKNQGDKDSEEHFKEVNEAYEVLSDPQKRRTYDQFGHAGFSGGGFGQGGFSGGQGFGGFEDIFGDIFGDMFGGGFGGAGRSSRKTGPRKGADMRLRMELKFEEAAFGIEREISLQREEECDTCHGSGAKPGTSTTTCPTCNGTGEVRQTTRTPFGNMINVAPCPNCQGAGTIIEHKCETCYGQGRVKKAKKINVKIPAGVDDGATIKMSGEGQLGYKGGPRGDLYIIINVIPHKLFERDGYNVYLEMPITFVQAALGDEVEVPTLDGKVKYKIPEGTQSGTVFRLRGKGIPHLRSTQRGDQLVKVSVEVPKKLSEKQKDLLRDFAKETGTEVNEQSRNFFDKVRDIFK, encoded by the coding sequence GTGGAAAAGCGTGATTATTATGAGGTGCTTGGTATCTCAAAAGATGCTTCAGAACAAGAAATAAAAAAAGCATATAGAAAAATGGCAATGAAATATCACCCTGATAAGAACCAAGGGGATAAAGATTCAGAAGAGCATTTTAAAGAAGTAAATGAGGCATACGAAGTTCTTTCAGACCCTCAAAAAAGAAGAACTTATGACCAATTTGGTCATGCTGGCTTCTCAGGTGGAGGCTTTGGACAGGGAGGCTTCTCAGGTGGACAAGGCTTTGGTGGCTTTGAAGATATTTTTGGAGATATTTTTGGAGACATGTTTGGTGGAGGCTTTGGTGGTGCAGGAAGAAGCTCTAGAAAGACAGGACCAAGAAAAGGCGCTGATATGAGACTAAGAATGGAGCTAAAGTTTGAGGAAGCTGCATTTGGAATAGAAAGAGAAATATCACTTCAAAGAGAAGAAGAGTGTGACACCTGTCATGGAAGTGGAGCAAAGCCAGGAACGAGTACTACTACTTGTCCTACTTGTAATGGAACAGGAGAGGTAAGACAAACTACAAGAACTCCTTTTGGCAATATGATTAACGTAGCTCCATGTCCTAACTGTCAAGGAGCAGGTACCATTATAGAACATAAATGTGAAACCTGCTACGGTCAAGGAAGAGTCAAAAAAGCTAAGAAAATCAATGTTAAAATTCCAGCAGGTGTAGATGATGGTGCAACTATTAAAATGTCTGGAGAGGGACAACTAGGCTACAAGGGTGGTCCTAGGGGAGATTTATATATAATCATAAATGTAATCCCTCATAAGCTTTTTGAAAGAGACGGCTACAATGTTTATCTTGAAATGCCGATAACATTTGTGCAGGCAGCACTAGGCGATGAAGTAGAAGTACCGACTTTAGATGGCAAAGTAAAATATAAAATACCTGAAGGAACTCAGTCAGGAACGGTATTTAGGCTTAGAGGCAAGGGGATCCCACATCTAAGAAGCACTCAAAGAGGAGACCAGCTAGTTAAGGTATCTGTTGAAGTTCCTAAGAAATTATCAGAAAAACAAAAAGATTTACTGAGAGACTTTGCTAAAGAAACTGGAACAGAGGTTAATGAGCAAAGCAGAAATTTTTTTGATAAAGTGAGAGATATTTTTAAGTAA
- the dnaK gene encoding molecular chaperone DnaK, which translates to MAKTIGIDLGTTNSCVSVMEGGEPVVIPNAEGMRTTPSVVAFSKDGERIVGEPAKRQAVTNPDRTIASIKREMGRDHKVTIDGKDYSPQEISAIILQKLKSDAEAYLGDTVTEAVITVPAYFTDAQRQATKDAGKIAGLNVKRIINEPTAASLAYGLDKTDHEEKILVFDLGGGTFDVSILEIGDGTFEVLSTSGNNQLGGDDFDEVLVNYIADEFKKTEGVDLRQDKMSHQRLKDAAEKAKKELSSTLNTNVNLPFITATAEGPKHLNMDITRAKFEELTAFLVEKTMEPTRKALADSGLSISEIDKVILVGGSTRIPAVQEAIKKFTGKEPHKGINPDECVAIGAAIQAGVLAGDVKDVLLLDVTPLSLGIETLGGVFTKIIERNTTIPTKKSQVFSTAADNQTAVDIHVLQGERSMAADNVTLGRFQLMDIPAAPRGIPQIEVTFDIDSNGIVHVGAKDLGTGKEQKITITSSTNLSDEEINKKVKEAEMHAEEDKKKKEKMEALNQAESTIYQTEKTIKDMGDKVSAAEKEAVEAAIAGLKEVKDKADATGEQIRAEIDKVMQAIHPISQKMYEQAQAEAQAQQGAEQQSQAGDDVVDADYEVVDEDK; encoded by the coding sequence ATGGCAAAAACAATAGGTATAGATTTAGGAACAACAAACTCATGTGTATCAGTTATGGAAGGTGGAGAACCAGTTGTAATTCCAAATGCTGAGGGAATGCGTACGACTCCATCTGTGGTTGCTTTTTCAAAGGATGGAGAAAGAATAGTTGGAGAGCCAGCTAAAAGACAAGCTGTTACAAATCCAGATAGAACTATTGCATCTATCAAAAGAGAAATGGGAAGAGACCATAAGGTTACAATAGATGGAAAAGACTACTCTCCACAAGAGATTTCAGCGATTATTCTTCAAAAATTAAAATCAGATGCTGAGGCATATCTAGGAGATACTGTAACTGAAGCAGTAATTACTGTTCCAGCATACTTTACAGATGCACAAAGACAAGCTACTAAGGATGCCGGAAAAATAGCAGGACTTAATGTCAAAAGAATTATTAACGAGCCTACAGCTGCTTCACTAGCTTATGGACTTGATAAAACTGACCATGAAGAAAAAATACTAGTATTTGACCTTGGTGGAGGAACATTTGACGTATCTATTCTAGAAATCGGAGATGGAACCTTTGAAGTTTTATCGACTAGCGGAAACAATCAACTAGGTGGAGACGATTTTGATGAAGTTTTAGTAAACTATATAGCAGATGAATTTAAAAAGACTGAAGGTGTTGATTTAAGACAAGATAAAATGAGCCATCAAAGACTTAAGGATGCTGCAGAAAAAGCTAAAAAAGAGCTTTCATCTACTTTAAACACAAATGTAAATCTTCCGTTTATCACAGCAACTGCAGAAGGACCTAAGCACCTTAATATGGACATCACTAGAGCTAAATTTGAAGAGCTTACAGCATTCTTAGTAGAAAAAACTATGGAGCCAACTAGAAAAGCTCTTGCTGACTCAGGCTTATCTATATCAGAAATTGATAAAGTAATCTTAGTTGGAGGATCGACTAGAATTCCAGCTGTTCAAGAAGCAATTAAGAAATTTACTGGAAAAGAGCCTCATAAAGGAATTAATCCTGACGAGTGTGTGGCAATAGGCGCGGCTATTCAAGCTGGAGTACTTGCTGGAGATGTTAAAGATGTTTTATTACTTGATGTAACACCTTTATCACTAGGGATAGAGACTTTAGGTGGAGTATTTACTAAAATAATTGAAAGAAATACAACTATTCCTACAAAAAAATCTCAAGTATTTTCTACAGCAGCAGACAATCAAACTGCAGTAGATATACACGTTCTTCAAGGAGAGCGTTCTATGGCAGCAGATAATGTTACTTTAGGTAGATTCCAGCTTATGGATATACCAGCGGCTCCAAGAGGAATTCCTCAAATTGAAGTTACTTTTGATATAGATTCAAATGGTATAGTTCATGTTGGAGCGAAAGATTTAGGAACAGGCAAAGAGCAAAAAATTACTATTACTTCAAGTACTAATCTTTCAGATGAAGAAATAAACAAAAAAGTTAAAGAAGCAGAAATGCATGCTGAAGAAGATAAAAAGAAAAAAGAAAAAATGGAAGCACTTAACCAAGCAGAATCTACAATCTATCAAACTGAAAAAACTATAAAAGATATGGGAGACAAAGTTTCTGCAGCGGAAAAAGAAGCAGTAGAAGCTGCGATTGCTGGATTAAAAGAAGTGAAAGACAAAGCTGATGCGACAGGTGAACAAATCAGAGCAGAAATTGATAAAGTAATGCAAGCAATCCATCCAATTTCACAAAAAATGTATGAGCAGGCTCAGGCAGAGGCTCAGGCTCAGCAAGGAGCAGAGCAACAATCTCAGGCTGGGGACGATGTAGTTGATGCTGATTATGAAGTGGTTGACGAAGACAAATAA
- the grpE gene encoding nucleotide exchange factor GrpE has protein sequence MSLNDEVLKEDKDTIEEGQENTNTMQKEQEMTQDDIREVDEQEDLINEEESAETAQIEKLQQEIEEMKALAQRTQADFMNYKKRVEKEKSELTVFANEKIVTEMLTIVDNFERALQSEKENSETAFFKGVELILKQLMDTLYKFGLEEIDALNQDFDPNFHHAVIQEEADEPDKVIDVLQKGYKLKDKVIRPSMVKVSK, from the coding sequence TTGTCACTTAATGACGAAGTCTTAAAAGAAGATAAAGACACCATAGAGGAAGGACAAGAAAATACAAATACAATGCAAAAGGAGCAGGAAATGACTCAGGATGATATCAGAGAGGTTGATGAACAAGAAGACTTGATAAATGAAGAAGAATCGGCTGAAACAGCTCAAATAGAAAAACTTCAGCAAGAAATTGAAGAAATGAAAGCACTTGCCCAAAGAACTCAGGCAGATTTTATGAACTACAAAAAAAGAGTTGAAAAAGAAAAAAGTGAGCTAACAGTATTTGCAAATGAAAAAATAGTAACTGAGATGCTTACAATTGTAGATAATTTCGAGCGTGCTTTACAAAGTGAAAAAGAAAATTCAGAAACAGCTTTTTTTAAAGGTGTAGAATTAATACTAAAGCAGCTTATGGATACTCTTTATAAATTTGGTTTAGAAGAGATTGATGCTTTGAACCAAGATTTTGATCCTAATTTCCATCATGCAGTAATCCAGGAAGAAGCAGATGAACCTGACAAGGTAATCGATGTGCTTCAAAAAGGATATAAGCTAAAGGATAAGGTAATAAGACCATCAATGGTAAAGGTTAGTAAATAG
- the hrcA gene encoding heat-inducible transcriptional repressor HrcA yields MASNLELSDRKLRILQFIIQEYIETAEPVGSRTISKNKTLGVSAATIRNEMADLEEMGLLLQPHTSAGRIPSHDAYRLYVDKLMGVIGLNKKEKDEIEGALVGNIEQIQELLEDSLALLTQITNYTSVAISQKVEKSKKIKQLNLVHIDSMTAVLIMVMEDGTVRNSKFKLSVPVSEEKLELISRTLNDNIRGKIIEDFDMNFINYIKHQIKEYNKIFDDMFTVMKSNMDKNLSFNVLLNGATNIFNFPEFSDIGKAKSFLNLLEQKNEVASLLEEKGIRKGNVNIIIGDDSIDDVLGSCSIITTEYEYKGKTIGKLGIIGPKRMDYDRAYSVMNYITKRLNKLMNNT; encoded by the coding sequence ATGGCGTCAAACTTAGAGTTGAGCGATAGAAAGCTTAGAATATTACAGTTTATAATTCAAGAATATATAGAGACGGCTGAACCCGTAGGCTCTAGGACTATTTCAAAAAATAAAACATTAGGCGTAAGTGCTGCTACTATAAGAAATGAAATGGCAGACCTTGAAGAAATGGGATTATTATTACAGCCTCATACTTCAGCTGGAAGAATTCCTTCCCATGATGCTTATAGACTGTATGTAGACAAGTTAATGGGTGTTATTGGACTTAATAAAAAAGAAAAGGATGAAATCGAAGGAGCACTTGTTGGGAATATAGAGCAGATACAAGAACTACTTGAGGATTCCTTAGCTCTGCTGACCCAGATAACAAACTATACATCTGTAGCTATCTCACAAAAAGTAGAAAAATCTAAAAAGATAAAGCAATTAAATTTAGTTCATATCGATTCTATGACTGCTGTTTTAATAATGGTTATGGAAGATGGGACTGTGAGAAATAGCAAGTTTAAATTAAGTGTTCCAGTTTCTGAAGAGAAGCTTGAGCTCATATCAAGGACATTAAATGACAATATAAGAGGCAAAATAATTGAAGACTTTGATATGAATTTTATTAATTATATTAAGCATCAAATCAAGGAGTACAATAAGATTTTTGACGATATGTTTACGGTTATGAAATCGAACATGGATAAAAATCTTTCTTTTAATGTACTACTAAATGGAGCTACTAATATTTTTAATTTCCCTGAATTTAGTGATATAGGCAAAGCAAAATCTTTTTTAAATCTTTTAGAGCAGAAAAACGAAGTAGCTAGCCTGCTAGAAGAAAAGGGAATACGAAAAGGCAATGTAAATATAATAATAGGCGATGACTCGATTGATGATGTACTGGGAAGCTGCTCGATTATCACAACAGAGTATGAATACAAAGGAAAAACAATCGGGAAGCTTGGAATAATCGGACCAAAGAGGATGGATTATGACAGAGCTTATTCTGTCATGAATTATATTACTAAACGCCTTAATAAACTTATGAACAATACTTAA
- the hemW gene encoding radical SAM family heme chaperone HemW: MNYPEKEKLSLYFHIPFCLSKCSYCDFVSFANSTAFHEPYINALLKELLLYKSTIDKNQISTIFIGGGTPTSLSDNLFELLIKSIDEILQLNCNSNNIEYTIEANPKTITSKKAIAMKQYGINRVSLGLQSANEIELKVLNRIHSFKDLEESIDILKAHGISNINIDLMYAIANQTIESFKTSIQKVLALKPDHISCYSLILEEGTALYKLHKENKITFPTEDEDINMYELAVNMLTSAGYEHYEISNFALAGRKCSHNITYWKVKPYLGFGVSSHSFFDNSRYSNTSSIEEYIDLLSKNSLPIESTELIDDTMAFEEWIFLRLRMKEGINFEDINSRFSINFLASYKPKLDKLLNEGLLIYDASKVSLTLKGFELSNYAFLTLLS; this comes from the coding sequence ATGAATTATCCAGAAAAAGAAAAATTAAGTCTATATTTTCATATTCCATTTTGTCTTAGCAAATGCTCTTATTGTGATTTTGTTTCCTTCGCAAATTCCACTGCTTTTCATGAGCCCTATATAAATGCTTTATTAAAAGAGCTACTATTGTATAAATCTACAATTGATAAAAATCAAATCTCAACTATATTCATAGGCGGTGGCACACCCACTAGCTTAAGCGACAATTTATTTGAACTTCTGATTAAAAGCATAGATGAAATACTACAGCTAAATTGCAATTCAAATAATATAGAATATACTATAGAAGCAAATCCTAAAACTATTACTTCAAAAAAAGCTATCGCCATGAAGCAATATGGTATCAATAGAGTTAGCCTTGGACTTCAGTCAGCAAATGAAATAGAGCTTAAGGTACTAAACCGAATTCATAGCTTCAAAGATCTTGAAGAATCTATAGATATTCTCAAAGCCCACGGAATTAGTAATATTAACATAGATTTGATGTATGCCATTGCAAATCAAACTATTGAATCCTTTAAAACCTCCATTCAAAAAGTATTAGCTTTAAAGCCAGATCATATATCCTGCTACTCTCTTATATTAGAAGAAGGTACTGCGCTATATAAGCTTCATAAGGAAAACAAGATAACCTTTCCAACCGAGGATGAGGATATAAACATGTATGAGTTAGCCGTAAATATGCTTACATCAGCTGGCTATGAGCATTATGAAATATCCAATTTTGCTCTTGCGGGCAGAAAGTGTAGCCACAATATAACTTACTGGAAAGTCAAGCCTTATTTGGGTTTTGGAGTTTCTTCACATTCTTTTTTCGATAACAGCAGATATTCTAATACCAGTAGCATAGAAGAATACATCGATTTACTATCAAAAAATAGTTTGCCAATAGAAAGCACAGAGCTCATTGATGATACTATGGCCTTTGAAGAATGGATATTTTTAAGGCTCCGAATGAAGGAAGGCATTAATTTTGAAGATATAAATTCAAGATTTAGCATAAATTTTTTAGCAAGTTACAAGCCCAAATTAGATAAACTCTTAAATGAAGGTCTTTTAATTTATGATGCTTCCAAAGTAAGTCTTACATTAAAAGGCTTTGAGCTTAGTAATTATGCTTTTTTAACATTATTATCTTAA
- a CDS encoding cytochrome c biogenesis CcdA family protein: MDAVLQMFSAFMLEHIYMAVPIAFLAGVISAFSPCVLTTIPLVIGYMGNSKISDRKKGLLYSLVFTLGLSITFIALGFLTAYVGMIFSGYGKLIYLVLAFIMIGSSLNILGIINFKKQENACSIEEKPVRKGLFGIFTLGLFGGFAASPCATPVLAAILSFVASRGNPVLGVFMLMAYSIGNSILVILAGVSVSTLNSLVTQPKYIKLANNLKNILAVFILFAGLYVFYLAV, encoded by the coding sequence ATGGATGCTGTACTTCAAATGTTTTCTGCATTTATGCTAGAGCATATCTATATGGCTGTTCCGATAGCTTTTTTAGCGGGTGTCATATCAGCTTTTAGTCCGTGTGTACTCACAACAATTCCTTTGGTTATAGGATATATGGGTAATAGTAAAATATCGGATAGAAAAAAAGGGCTATTATATTCTCTGGTATTTACTTTAGGTTTAAGTATCACATTTATTGCATTAGGATTTTTGACAGCTTATGTAGGAATGATTTTTTCTGGATATGGGAAGCTTATATATCTAGTGCTAGCCTTTATTATGATAGGAAGTAGTTTGAATATACTTGGGATTATAAATTTCAAAAAACAGGAAAATGCTTGTAGTATAGAAGAAAAGCCTGTGAGAAAAGGCTTGTTTGGCATATTTACCTTAGGTTTATTTGGTGGATTTGCAGCTTCGCCTTGTGCTACTCCTGTACTTGCAGCTATTCTTTCTTTTGTAGCAAGCAGAGGAAATCCAGTGCTAGGAGTTTTTATGCTGATGGCTTACAGCATAGGAAATAGTATACTTGTGATTCTTGCTGGAGTTTCGGTATCTACTTTAAATAGCCTTGTTACACAGCCCAAATATATAAAGCTTGCGAACAATTTAAAAAATATTTTGGCTGTTTTTATATTATTTGCTGGATTATATGTGTTTTACCTAGCAGTATAG